The DNA window CCGGTCCACCTTGGGCGGCAAGACAGCGAGCGCGCCCCCTACGACCTCGGGAAACTTGGCGGGGTGGGCCGTCGCCAAGACCACCGTCGGCGTTGTGTCGCCCGTCCCTTCCCGGTAGCGAAGCGCGGCCTCCAAGCCGACGGCGGTGTGCGGATCGGCCACATAACCCCAGGTCTCATAGACCTGCCTCATGCGCGCGCGGGTGGCCTCGTCGGAGACGCTCGCGCCCCGCAGATAGTCGGGCAGCCTCTCGCCCAAGAGCGCCCGCAGGCGCTCGAAGTTGCTCGGCGCGCCCACGTCCATGGCGTTGGAGAGGGTCTGCACCGAAGGCTTGAAGGTGGCGCCCGAGCCCTCCAAGTAGCGCGGGAAGAAGTCGTTGGCGTTGTGCGCCGCGATGAAGCGGCGCAGCGGCAGGCCCATGAGCCGCGCCAGGACGCCGCTTGTAACGTTGCCCAGGTTGCCGCTCGGCACGCAGACGAGCGGGGGCGCCGTTTTGCCCAGGCGCGACAGCGCCCGCAGCGCCCAAAAGTAGTACAAGGACTGCGGCAGGAGCCTAGCGACGTTGATGGAGTTGGCCGACGACAGCGCCAGGCCGGCGAGCGCCTTATCGGCAAAGGCCGCCTTGACCAGACGCTGACAGTCGTCGAAGCTTCCCGCGACGGCGCAGGCGCGCACGCCGGGGCGCCTCACGATGAGCTGCCGCTCCTGAACGGGGCTGACCTGGCCCTTGGGGTAGAGCAGGACCACCTCGAGGTTCGCCTGGCCCGCGAAACCGTCGGCGACGGCGCTGCCGGTGTCGCCCGAGGTGGCGACCAGGACGGTGACCTTTTCCTGCCGCCGGGCCAGGAAGTG is part of the Deinococcota bacterium genome and encodes:
- the thrC gene encoding threonine synthase gives rise to the protein MTSPRYLSTRDPARRLVSFESALLCGLAPDGGLYLPDRVPEIVPEAWQGAATLPELGARILSPWLAAEVGEGALAAILDDALSFAIPLVPLADDLYLLELFHGPTLSFKDVAARTMARLMNHFLARRQEKVTVLVATSGDTGSAVADGFAGQANLEVVLLYPKGQVSPVQERQLIVRRPGVRACAVAGSFDDCQRLVKAAFADKALAGLALSSANSINVARLLPQSLYYFWALRALSRLGKTAPPLVCVPSGNLGNVTSGVLARLMGLPLRRFIAAHNANDFFPRYLEGSGATFKPSVQTLSNAMDVGAPSNFERLRALLGERLPDYLRGASVSDEATRARMRQVYETWGYVADPHTAVGLEAALRYREGTGDTTPTVVLATAHPAKFPEVVGGALAVLPPKVDRLERLWDEPTAVEALEPRMGALRAALLERA